A portion of the Drosophila innubila isolate TH190305 chromosome 3L unlocalized genomic scaffold, UK_Dinn_1.0 0_D_3L, whole genome shotgun sequence genome contains these proteins:
- the LOC117788008 gene encoding uncharacterized protein LOC117788008 — MALLNFVDTLEIMAFNIHKDEEQHHRFGGDAQLIVDAIIAQLQKNNSIFQEYLRQLRTTACFVNQINMDLPLVFEIFLPLRLPFALHADFNAEAGSVQFSKRKISHPFFFGNVVNAKCMNILLQRDLQLAISQINGVVGYWGANYDLKYSTMSFNRAPFAHQVIAMERGRIQRGIHFDFILALEFDGAEMPLPSAYNAPISYKWLAYGLIAVDAHYHSADWGILLPRWQNADMSVRRRSHNMLLLLYRLLYAQRCFGFAVPFLLKLCFFMATADRGEHYKSMGVAELMITTFGHQVFRNFRDLIVASNVVDPFAKIFSTISMGQLQTHGKDIFVMLAKGFQQNVISSELIAKFFQIDCMPQLVKEQSQQEEEEQANAKQQEVEKQKKMPLIEASSSRKRRRSI; from the exons ATGGCACTGCTTAATTTTGTGGACACCTTGGAGATCATGGCTTTTAATATCCATAAAGATGAGGAGCAGCATCATCGCTTTGGAGGAGATGCTCAGCTGATTGTGGATGCGATCATTGCGCAGTTGCAAAAGAATAATTCCATATTCCAAGAGTATTTGAGACAGCTGCGCACAACTG CGTGTTTTGTTAACCAAATTAATATGGATTTGCCGCTGgtgtttgaaatatttctgCCATTGCGTTTGCCATTTGCATTGCATGCTGATTTCAATGCTGAGGCTGGTAGTGTACAATTCAGCAAACGGAAAATCTCGCATCCGTTTTTCTTTGGCAATGTGGTGAATGCCAAGTGCATGAATATATTGTTGCAACGGGATCTGCAGCTGGCCATTAGCCAGATTAACGGTGTTGTTGGCTATTGGGGTGCCAACTATGATTTGAAATACTCCACGATGAGTTTCAATCGTGCTCCCTTTGCCCATCAGGTGATTGCCATGGAACGTGGTCGCATCCAGCGTGGCATTCACTTTGACTTCATCCTGGCCTTGGAGTTCGATGGCGCTGAGATGCCGCTGCCCTCCGCCTACAATGCTCCCATCAGCTACAAGTGGTTGGCCTACGGATTGATCGCTGTCGATGCCCATTACCACTCCGCGGATTGGGGTATCCTGCTGCCCAGGTGGCAGAATGCGGACATGTCTGTCCGTCGTAGGAGCCAcaacatgttgttgctgttgtaccGCTTGTTGTATGCTCAGCGGTGTTTTGGCTTTGCCGTTCCCTTTCTCCTCAAATTGTGCTTCTTCATGGCAACCGCAGATCGCGGCGAGCACTACAAGAGCATGGGAGTTGCCGAGTTGATGATAACA ACCTTCGGCCATCAGGTTTTTCGAAATTTCCGCGATCTCATTGTCGCCTCCAATGTGGTAGATCCTTTCGCCAAGATATTCAGCACCATTTCAATGGGTCAACTGCAGACACACGGCAAGGACATCTTTGTCATGCTGGCCAAGGGATTTCAACAGAATGTGATAAGCAGCGAACTGATAGCAAAATTCtttcaaattgattgcatGCCGCAGCTTGTGAAGGAGCAGTCCcagcaggaggaggaagagCAGGCGAATGCGAAGCAGCAAGAAGtggagaagcagaagaagatgCCACTGATTGAGGCATCATCGAGCCGCAAGCGACGACGCAGCATTTAA
- the LOC117787187 gene encoding zinc finger protein 675-like, with protein MEMEYDMDQVCRFCTLNCSTLENIFVEREQTENEPHLIVMLKTCTTCDIRESDSLPQNICGPCRLAARSAYQFRMKCEQSQQYFRELLNDSEQKPDIGQWCYIESNLDEIHIKTEPDDPLNEIVFEENEESLLTAAETNEIPDEDDFDERKPHVCRICKKRFKRRSALKPHMKIHSDDRPFKCEYCPKAYKANNELKNHRASHFDDRPYKCKQCPKAFKTNAILNHHLKIHSKDRPFKCDHCPKTFKTSTLLKNHLKSISDDPPYNCEHCLKTFKFKNSLNYHMIAHTDDRRFQCEHCPKAFKTNSDLKNHLTTHTGIRAFKCELCPKAFKTNSHFRVHMRAHNGDLRFKCEHCSKAFKTNVELKNHHVTHTDDRPFKCEQCSKAFKTKTTLKKHMQIMHSEH; from the coding sequence atgGAAATGGAGTACGATATGGATCAAGTTTGTCGCTTTTGTACGCTGAACTGCAGCACACTGGAGAATATATTCGTAGAACGAGAGCAGACGGAGAATGAGCCACACTTGATTGTAATGCTGAAGACTTGTACCACATGTGACATCAGGGAATCTGATTCATTGCCTCAAAACATATGTGGACCCTGCAGATTGGCTGCTAGGAGTGCATATCAATTCAGGATGAAATGCGAGCAGAGCCAACAATATTTCAGGGAACTGCTGAACGATAGTGAACAGAAGCCCGACATTGGCCAATGGTGCTATATAGAAAGTAACTTAGACGAGATTCACATTAAAACAGAGCCGGATGATCCGTTGAATGAAATTGTCTTTGAGGAAAATGAAGAAAGCTTATTAACTGCAGCAGAAACCAATGAAATTCCAGATGAAGATGACTTTGATGAGAGAAAACCTCATGTCTGTCGTATCTGCAAAAAGAGATTCAAGAGAAGATCAGCATTAAAACCGCACATGAAAATACATTCTGACGATCGCCCCTTCAAATGTGAATACTGCCCGAAGGCTTATAAAGCAAATAATGAGTTAAAAAATCACAGGGCCAGTCATTTCGACGATCGTCCCTACAAATGCAAACAGTGTCCGAAGGCTTTTAAAAccaatgcaattttaaatcacCACTTGAAAATTCATTCCAAAGATCGCCCCTTTAAATGTGATCACTGTCCCAAGACTTTTAAAACCAGTACGCTTTTAAAAAACCACTTGAAGTCCATTTCTGATGATCCGCCATACAATTGTGAGCACTGTCTGAAGacgtttaaatttaaaaactccTTAAATTACCACATGATTGCTCATACCGACGATCGTCGCTTTCAGTGTGAACACTGTCCGAAGGCTTTCAAGACCAATAGCGATTTAAAAAATCACCTGACGACTCATACAGGCATTCGAGCCTTCAAATGTGAACTGTGTCCGAAGGCTTTCAAAACCAATTCCCATTTTCGAGTCCATATGAGGGCACATAATGGCGATCTGCGCTTCAAATGTGAACACTGTTCGAAGGCTTTTAAAACCAATGTCGAGTTAAAAAATCACCATGTGACTCACACTGACGATCGACCCTTCAAATGTGAGCAGTGCTCGAAGgcttttaaaactaaaaccactttaaaaaaacacatgCAAATTATGCATTCTGAGCACTGA